TGGACGAAGATACGCGAGCTCAAAAAAGAATGGTCAAAGGAATGTTTTGCTATTTTAAATTTCCATTAAAAATAAAAACCGAGGACCATTGGCTAAGAAAATTTGCCACTCAAGTCCATAATATTGCAGCTGGTATAATGTACATTTCCTTTATAGGATTAATGGCGTATTTAGCCATCCACCAAATTAAAGAATGAATCCAATAGCCAAAATAAAGGATTCATTCTTTATTTAGATGAAGCATACTAACTTGCTGATATTAAAACAATTAGTCCCTCATGACTAAATTTCAATAACATGCTGACCTTTCAACAAATCTTCAAAAGATTCCCTCTCCCTGATCAGGTAATGTTTTCCTTCATGAACCAAAATTTCCGGAGGTCTGAGTCGTGAGTTGTAATTGGACGACATGGTATAACAATAGGCCCCTGCGTTTTTAAAACACAACACATCACCTTCCTGTATGGTATTGATCCTTCTGTTTACTCCAAAAGTGTCCGTTTCACAAATATAACCTACAACCGTATAAAACCTCGGGGTTCCTTCAGGATTCGAAATATTGATAATATCGTGGTGGGCTTCGTAAAACATGGGACGAATGAGGTGGTTCAATCCTGTGTTCAGCCCTGCAAATACAGAGGAAAGTGTTTGCTTGATCACATTTACCGATGCCAGGAAAAATCCGGCTTCACTGACCAGGTACTTTCCCGGTTCGAAAATCAGCCCCAACTGGCGACCGTTCTCCCTGCAAAATTCATTAAAACGTTCAGAGATTTTGGCGCCTATCTCGGCGATATCGGTATGGATGTCTCCTTCTTTATATTTTACTTTAAAACCGCTGCCGAAGTCGAGAAATTTCAGATCCGGGAAATCATGAGCAATGTTGAACAAAATTTCAGCCCCGCGAAGGAATACTTCAGGATCAAGAATATCCGACCCTGTATGCATGTGCAATCCGATAACTTTTGTTCCGGTGTTTTGGACCACACGCCTGACATGAGGCATCTGGTGAAATGAGATCCCGAATTTCGAATCGATGTGTCCCACTGAGGTTTTATGGTCATAGCCGGCCATAATATGGGGGTTTATTCGGATACAAACAGGAACTTCCGGGTGAATCTGCCCAAATTGTTCGAGGATGGAGATATTATCGATGGTAATGGAAACACCGAGTTTTACCGCTTCTTCAAATTCGTCCAGCCCCACGCCATTTGGCGTAAAAAAGATCTTTTCCGGGGTGAACCCTGCCTTTAATCCTAATTTAACTTCTCCAATCGAAACCGTATCCAGTCCACTACCCCATTTATTAAATAATTTAAGCACACTTATATTGGTCAGCGCTTTACACGCATAATTTATTCTCAGATCAGCCACATCAAAAGCCTTACGAAAGTCATCATACTTTTTTTTCATGATGGCACTGTCATAAACATAAAGAGGCGTTCCGTATTGTGCAGCCAATTCCAGAGGATCTACTCCCCCACTCAATTGGTAGCGGTTGTTTACTATTTCCATAATTTTTAATTTTGAGGCGCAAAGATAGGTTACACACCAAAATAAACCAAAGGCGCATCTTCTTTAACATATAACCAGGTTTCAAACCAATTAAATTATATGTCGTAAATTAGTCGAAAATTGAAAAACTACTGATTTGACCGAGCAACAACTCATAGCAGCCGTTAAAAATGGGAAAAGAAAAGCACAAAAGCTGCTTTTCGATCGGTATTCGCCCCAGATGTTAGGTGTAGCTAAAAGGTATGTCAAAGTAACTGAGGATGCAGAGGATGTACTGGTCTCTGCCTTTTTTAAGGTGATGACCAACCTGGAACAATTCCAGGGTACCGGAAGTTTTGAAGGCTGGATACGAAGAATCGTAGTCAACGAGGCGTTAATGTTGCTGCGAAAAAGGCATAATTTCAATTTAACCCTTGAGGCCGAAAACTTTGATATCCAGACGGATATGACGGTCGAAGAAGATTTGGCTGCTCAGGATTTACTGCAATTTCTCGAACAATTACCCGATGGGTACCGAACTGTTTTCAACCTGTATGTACTGGAAGGGTTCAAACACCGGGAAATCGCCGATCAGTTGGGGATCAGCATCAATACTTCCAAATCTCAATTGATCCTGGCTAAAAAAAGGTTAAAGGATATTTTAGAAAAAGCCAATTATATGAGATACGGCTGATTTTATACAAAGAAATGTTTTTAAAATGATGAATTAAGATTAGCGGAGAAAAGGAAAATTGGAAATAATAATGAAAAAAACAGATTTAGAAAAATTGTACAGGGCCAATCAACATAAATTTTCGGAAAAACCGTCCAGGGAAGCCTGGCAAAGGCTTGAACGACGGCTGGATGATCATTATGGCCGCAGACGGCAAAGGAGATTTAACCGGCAACATCCTATGGCCATGGCCGCTACCCTTTTGATCCTCATTGTGATGATAGGCCTGATCACCCTGCTGACTGACAGAAAATCATCCGCAAATGGTCAGCATGCTTCCGTTCAATTCGAAGAAATTCAGGCAGGAAATGCCGAGTCTGTCAAGGAAGTCATGGAGTTTACCCGTCGCCACCAGGAAAGGCTTTCCAAACCCATTGCAGAAGGGGAAGACGGGAAAAAATTATTGATTGCACGTTAAACAAAGATCATACATGCATAACTCTGGTCGTACTGAAATCCGAGGGCCACAGCACACGGTTTTTGATATTTTCTGAGGGGATGAACTGTCCCGGGGTGACTTGCTTTGTCCAGTCAAAAGCACCCTTTTCCAGGTCACGGCGGCGAAATTCAAGGGGAGTACAGGACCGGTATTTTTTGAACAGGCGATTGAAGTTGGCCACATTGTTAAACCCCGAATTATAACAAACCTGTCGTACATCTTCATCGGTTTCCAGCAAAAGCTTACAGGCATGGCCGATCCGGACATCTATTAAAAACTGGCTAAAACTTTTGTTGGTGTATTTTTTGAAAAAATGGCTAAAAGCAGAAATACTCATATTCAACAGCTGGGCAACGTCTTCTATTCTAACTGTTTTTTTATGAAAATTTCTTAGAATATATCCATAAGCAATTTGAATCCTGTTACCCTTTGAAGGGATAGCATGAGGGCTGAATCCTTCACTCGCCAGAAAGGTCGTCTCCCGTGAACTCGATAACAAATCCAATAACTCCAGGAATTGCACCATCCTTGAAAATCCGGTATTCTCTGTCAACCCTATCATCATTTCCGCAGCTCTATTGAAAGTATTGCCATGAAATTTTATGGCCCTTGAAGCATCCTGTAATAACTTTCTGATTTTTGAAAACAAACTTTTCCGAAAAAAATCCGAATTAAACAGATCCATTTTGAACTGAATGGTAATCACCCGATGTTGGTTAAATTCCTGGGATTTATCAATATCCCACTTATGGAAAAGATAGGGCCCTATCAGCACCAGATCCTGTAAATAATACATTTCGGTGGAATCCCCGACTATTCTTGTCCCGGAGCACCCCATCACCAAATTGAGTTCAAATTCGGGATGGTTATGGATGGGATAATCAAAATCATTGTTAACGGAATCTAGAATAACATAAACGTCAGGATCCTGCAAAGGAGTAATTTCTCTGTAAATCTGCATTTTTTTTAAATTTTATGCGGAGGGGCTACACCCAATTATTCTAATGCTTTGAGAATATCGAAGCATTGAAAATTTTAAAACCCGTATTTTTTGCCATTGAAAATTTAATCATTTTATTTAATCAATGGTATCCATTTTTATCTGCCTTAATTGAGGTTATTTAGAAACAAGAAAGTCAAGCACAAAATAAAATTACCACAAAATACCATAAAAGTATCTTAATCTTGCGGAAAAGTATCAAAAAATGATTAATTTATGGAGTAATTTTACAGAACAGAATCACATCCTAACCAATTATCGTAAAACACAGAGAAGATGAACGGACAAATACCTCATGCTCAAGAATCCCTTAAATTATTCAAGCGGTTGTTCTTTTTCCTTTTCGTTTTAATCCAATTCAATCCGCTTTTTGCCCAGGATATTCCAATTAACATAACAGGAACAGTAACTTTGCCGGACAACGAGCCCATGTTTGGGGTCAGTGTTTTGGAAATGGGCACTAATAATGGTACAACCACAGATATGGATGGCCAATATGTCCTTACCGTTTCCCCTAAAGCTGTTCTGAAATTCTCCTTCATAGGTTTTGAAAGCCAGGAGATACCTGTTCAGGGAAGAACGCTAATTGATGTGGTTTTGGAAGATCAAGCCGAATTGCTGGATGAAGTAGTGATCACCGGTTATAAGAAAGAAATAAAATCTGACGTCGCCACCGCCATTTCGTCCATCAAATCCAAAGATATTGACAAACTGGTGGTCATGGGGATAGATCAGGCCCTGCAAGGACAAGCTCCGGGCATTATGGTTACCCAAACCACCGGGGCTCCGGGAGATGATATTGCGGTGCGTATCCGTGGTGTTGGAACCATTGGAAATAACAATCCCCTTTACATCATTGACGGAGTCCCTACTACAGGCAACATCAATATGTTCTCTACCAATGATATTGAATCCATACAGGTTTTGAAAGACGGGGCTTCTGCATCCATCTACGGAGCACGTGCGGCCAATGGCGTGGTCATTATCACCACCAAAAAAGGAAAAGCGGGCAAAGTGCTCTTCACCCTGGATGCCTCTTCCGGAACTCAACAAGCCAATCGTTTGCCTGAACTGTTAAATGCCGAAGAGTTTTTAACCATCAGGAATGAAGCCATTGCCAACGCCAACGAATTGAGGATACCTATCAGGCAACTCCCACTGTATGATCCTGCCATTCTGGATACTTTACCGGATACAGACTGGATGGATTTATTATTCAACAATGCCCCCATTCAACGCTATTCCCTA
This sequence is a window from Lewinellaceae bacterium. Protein-coding genes within it:
- a CDS encoding sigma-70 family RNA polymerase sigma factor, translating into MTEQQLIAAVKNGKRKAQKLLFDRYSPQMLGVAKRYVKVTEDAEDVLVSAFFKVMTNLEQFQGTGSFEGWIRRIVVNEALMLLRKRHNFNLTLEAENFDIQTDMTVEEDLAAQDLLQFLEQLPDGYRTVFNLYVLEGFKHREIADQLGISINTSKSQLILAKKRLKDILEKANYMRYG
- the lysA gene encoding diaminopimelate decarboxylase, with translation MEIVNNRYQLSGGVDPLELAAQYGTPLYVYDSAIMKKKYDDFRKAFDVADLRINYACKALTNISVLKLFNKWGSGLDTVSIGEVKLGLKAGFTPEKIFFTPNGVGLDEFEEAVKLGVSITIDNISILEQFGQIHPEVPVCIRINPHIMAGYDHKTSVGHIDSKFGISFHQMPHVRRVVQNTGTKVIGLHMHTGSDILDPEVFLRGAEILFNIAHDFPDLKFLDFGSGFKVKYKEGDIHTDIAEIGAKISERFNEFCRENGRQLGLIFEPGKYLVSEAGFFLASVNVIKQTLSSVFAGLNTGLNHLIRPMFYEAHHDIINISNPEGTPRFYTVVGYICETDTFGVNRRINTIQEGDVLCFKNAGAYCYTMSSNYNSRLRPPEILVHEGKHYLIRERESFEDLLKGQHVIEI
- a CDS encoding helix-turn-helix transcriptional regulator, with the translated sequence MQIYREITPLQDPDVYVILDSVNNDFDYPIHNHPEFELNLVMGCSGTRIVGDSTEMYYLQDLVLIGPYLFHKWDIDKSQEFNQHRVITIQFKMDLFNSDFFRKSLFSKIRKLLQDASRAIKFHGNTFNRAAEMMIGLTENTGFSRMVQFLELLDLLSSSRETTFLASEGFSPHAIPSKGNRIQIAYGYILRNFHKKTVRIEDVAQLLNMSISAFSHFFKKYTNKSFSQFLIDVRIGHACKLLLETDEDVRQVCYNSGFNNVANFNRLFKKYRSCTPLEFRRRDLEKGAFDWTKQVTPGQFIPSENIKNRVLWPSDFSTTRVMHV